From the genome of Manduca sexta isolate Smith_Timp_Sample1 chromosome 14, JHU_Msex_v1.0, whole genome shotgun sequence, one region includes:
- the LOC115456107 gene encoding NADH dehydrogenase [ubiquinone] 1 alpha subcomplex subunit 6-like — MAGRETMKAACKRVRPIMSTNFSDARRRALGLYRAFYRYIPYVVKYFDIPKSENDCRRKLREYFYKNACITDIRIIDVLVIKGYIELKEITHQWQQKGHIMAHWKPTYERKPTDFVGKFLSGVD, encoded by the exons ATGGCAGGACGTGAGACAATGAAAGCTGCTTGTAAGAGAGTCCGACCGATTATGTCGACTAACTTCAGTGACGCTCGCAGACGTGCGCTGGGTTTATATAGGGCTTTTTATCGGTACATTCCATATGTAG ttaaatatttcgACATACCAAAGTCCGAAAACGATTGTCGACGAAAACTAAGAGAGTACTTCTATAAAAACGCTTGCATCACCGACATAAGGATCATTGATGTATTAGTGATTaag GGCTACATTGAATTGAAAGAAATAACACATCAGTGGCAACAAAAAGGTCACATCATGGCGCATTGGAAACCAACGTACGAACGGAAGCCTACTGATTTCGTGGGAAAATTTTTGTCAGGGGTggattaa
- the LOC115456102 gene encoding NADH dehydrogenase [ubiquinone] 1 alpha subcomplex subunit 6 gives MSARQAIQVGTKTVKPVLSSSQGEARSRVLSLYKAWYRQIPYLVKDFDIPKSDEQCRAKLKEIFLKNKDVTDIRVIDILVIKGQMELKESVKMWKQKGHIMAYFKPTEEPKPKDFLSKFFSSNE, from the exons ATGTCTGCCCGGCAGGCTATACAAGTTGGCACAAAAACTGTAAAACCAGTGCTCTCCTCTTCTCAAGGAGAGGCTAGATCAAGAGTTTTGAGTCTCTACAAAGCGTGGTATCGTCAAATTCCATACTTGG TTAAGGATTTCGACATCCCAAAATCTGATGAACAGTGCCGAGCTAAACTGAAGGAGATCTTTTTGAAAAATAAGGATGTCACTGATATCAGAGTTATTGACATCTTGGTAATCAAg ggCCAAATGGAACTCAAAGAATCAGTGAAAATGTGGAAACAAAAAGGACATATTATGGCATATTTCAAACCAACTGAGGAGCCAAAACCAAAAGATTTCCTCTCAAAATTCTTCTCCAGTAATGAATAA